In Halobaculum magnesiiphilum, the following proteins share a genomic window:
- a CDS encoding DUF7311 family protein: MIRVVLAVVMATALCAASLPAVETARVERTTAALDRVPERIDRAALSTLAAEPARRSATGSAPTARRVVSFSVPGGSLAAARVRALALCSGDELGTAVFVHAVGDGAPSRTALSAPYDLPAGGIALDGRQRVSLSLVPVGSGTDGRERRIRVRLLPSPTADTGSSTETGPPRLCDPSTASVTASPAGGAPTDANRPAAEPTNEASTRAGRPRAAVAVSSSSTAVRVPPPILGSVPDRGAPAAR, encoded by the coding sequence GTGATCCGCGTCGTCCTCGCGGTCGTGATGGCGACGGCGCTGTGTGCGGCGTCGCTGCCGGCCGTCGAGACCGCGCGCGTCGAGCGGACGACGGCGGCGCTCGATCGCGTCCCGGAGCGGATCGACCGCGCGGCGCTGTCGACGCTCGCGGCGGAGCCGGCGCGACGCTCGGCGACCGGATCGGCGCCGACCGCGCGACGCGTCGTGTCGTTCTCCGTTCCCGGCGGCTCGCTCGCCGCCGCGCGCGTTCGAGCGCTCGCGCTTTGTTCGGGCGACGAGCTGGGGACGGCCGTGTTCGTTCACGCCGTCGGCGACGGGGCACCGTCACGAACGGCGCTGTCGGCACCGTACGATCTCCCGGCAGGCGGGATCGCGCTCGACGGGCGTCAACGCGTGTCCCTCTCGCTGGTTCCCGTCGGATCGGGGACGGACGGGCGCGAGCGCCGCATCCGGGTCCGGCTGCTCCCCTCGCCGACCGCGGACACAGGTTCAAGTACCGAAACGGGACCACCCCGGCTATGCGATCCTTCGACGGCCTCCGTGACCGCGTCGCCGGCGGGCGGAGCGCCGACGGACGCGAACCGACCGGCCGCGGAACCGACGAACGAGGCGTCGACTCGGGCGGGTCGTCCGAGGGCGGCTGTCGCTGTCTCGTCGAGTTCGACGGCGGTTCGGGTCCCGCCTCCGATTCTGGGGTCGGTTCCGGATCGAGGAGCGCCGGCGGCCCGATGA
- a CDS encoding basic amino acid ABC transporter substrate-binding protein — protein MDRRTYLKSAGAAGAGLALTGCLGGGDSETITIGSDIPYRPFEYETTDGELTGFDVDIAQAVFTDQLGYEHEFVQTSFDTIIPSLNNGNFRVIMSAMTINDERDEEVDFSDPYFTAYQTIVVREDSNITSQEDMAGVRVGVQKGTTGAAAAQSLQEELGGDLEINEYDQIPDAFSALLNNQVDAVINDNTVSAEFVNGEGEGQVRFVEGEGAASEAGQEAPPYLTLTVENYGIAFREDDDELLEEVNGALATIKDNGTYDEIYSEYFAG, from the coding sequence ATGGACAGACGCACGTACCTGAAGTCCGCCGGCGCCGCGGGTGCCGGATTGGCGCTCACCGGCTGCCTCGGCGGCGGCGACAGCGAGACGATCACCATCGGGTCGGACATCCCGTACCGGCCGTTCGAGTACGAGACGACCGACGGGGAGCTGACCGGCTTCGACGTGGACATCGCGCAGGCGGTGTTCACCGACCAGCTCGGCTACGAACACGAGTTCGTCCAGACGTCGTTCGACACGATCATCCCGTCGTTGAACAACGGGAACTTCCGCGTCATCATGTCCGCGATGACGATCAACGACGAGCGCGATGAGGAGGTCGACTTCTCTGACCCGTACTTCACGGCATACCAGACCATCGTCGTGCGCGAGGACTCCAACATCACTTCCCAGGAGGATATGGCGGGCGTCCGCGTCGGCGTCCAGAAGGGGACCACCGGCGCCGCCGCCGCCCAGTCTCTCCAGGAGGAACTCGGTGGCGACCTCGAGATCAACGAGTACGATCAGATCCCCGACGCGTTCAGCGCCCTGCTGAACAACCAGGTCGACGCCGTGATCAACGACAACACCGTCAGTGCGGAGTTCGTCAACGGCGAGGGCGAGGGGCAGGTCCGCTTCGTCGAGGGCGAGGGCGCGGCCAGCGAGGCCGGTCAAGAGGCGCCGCCGTACCTCACGCTCACCGTCGAAAACTACGGGATCGCGTTCCGCGAGGACGACGACGAACTCCTCGAGGAGGTCAACGGTGCGCTCGCGACGATCAAGGACAACGGGACGTACGACGAGATCTACAGCGAGTACTTCGCCGGGTAA
- a CDS encoding tubulin/FtsZ family protein, translated as MKTVLIGVGQAGGKVTSSLVEFDHDMGFESVRGALAVNTAEADLQPLSIDTVLVGQDRVKGHGVGGDNELGAEVMQSDIGEVLSALDGRITAEAEAIVVVAGLGGGTGSGGAPVLAKELNRVYEIPVYGLGILPGRGEGAMYKVNAGRSLKTLAREADATILIDNDAWHSSGESLEEGFDSINRSIARRVGLLFASGEAVEGVGESVVDTSEVINTLRSGGVAALGYASAEADDDADTNVNVVTSVTRNALLTGTSLPNATKADAALLVVAGKPERISRKGVERARKWLEEETGSMQVRGGDFPIDSERLASLVLLGGVERSERLEEFMQQAKEAREEAQRQEQEQDEADKLFQNDDLDSLI; from the coding sequence ATGAAAACGGTCCTCATCGGCGTCGGCCAGGCCGGCGGCAAGGTCACCTCCTCGCTGGTCGAGTTCGACCACGACATGGGATTCGAGTCCGTTCGGGGGGCGCTCGCGGTCAACACAGCGGAGGCGGACCTGCAGCCGCTGTCGATCGATACGGTCCTCGTTGGACAGGACCGCGTGAAGGGACACGGCGTGGGCGGCGACAACGAGCTGGGGGCGGAGGTGATGCAGTCGGACATCGGCGAGGTGCTGTCGGCGCTCGACGGCCGGATCACCGCCGAGGCGGAGGCGATCGTCGTCGTCGCGGGGTTGGGCGGCGGCACGGGCTCGGGCGGCGCCCCGGTGCTCGCGAAGGAGTTGAACCGCGTGTACGAGATTCCCGTGTACGGGCTCGGGATCCTCCCCGGACGAGGCGAGGGCGCGATGTACAAGGTGAACGCCGGTCGGTCGCTGAAGACGCTGGCCCGGGAGGCCGACGCGACGATCCTCATCGACAACGACGCGTGGCACTCCTCGGGCGAGAGCCTGGAGGAGGGGTTCGACAGCATCAACAGGTCCATCGCCCGCCGGGTGGGGCTGTTGTTCGCCTCCGGCGAGGCAGTCGAGGGCGTCGGCGAGTCCGTCGTCGACACCAGCGAGGTGATCAACACGCTCCGGTCGGGCGGGGTCGCGGCGCTCGGCTACGCCAGCGCCGAGGCCGACGACGACGCCGACACGAACGTCAACGTCGTCACGAGCGTCACCCGAAACGCGCTGCTCACCGGAACGAGCCTACCGAACGCGACGAAGGCCGACGCCGCGTTGCTCGTCGTCGCCGGCAAACCCGAACGCATCTCGCGCAAGGGCGTCGAGCGCGCCCGCAAGTGGCTCGAGGAGGAGACCGGCTCGATGCAGGTCCGCGGCGGCGACTTCCCGATCGACTCCGAACGGCTCGCGTCGCTGGTGCTGTTGGGCGGCGTCGAGCGCTCCGAACGGCTGGAGGAGTTCATGCAGCAGGCGAAGGAGGCCCGCGAGGAGGCACAGCGACAGGAACAGGAGCAGGACGAGGCGGACAAGCTGTTCCAGAACGACGACCTCGATAGCTTGATCTGA
- a CDS encoding amino acid ABC transporter permease, which yields MATDTGRAAERDRGVLEQLNDRTFRRLGIVGTTVFALGVTAFIAYILFVRVDYALLVNIIYPQFTFAFLRVIGIVLVSSVLSVIAGVMVGLARVSKTRVTSSIAKSYIEFFRGTPLLFQLFVIYLGIPQLWPPGQFPIQGFNYYAAVIGLTLNHAAYVGEALRGGIESIPDGQMEAARSLGMSYIQSMREVILPQAWRNSLAAIGNDQVILVKDTSLLTVLAIPELLSAFRQINSATFDAWTPIVLVAIAYLMITVPLGKVIRTLEDRADPATHGGED from the coding sequence ATGGCGACAGACACCGGGCGCGCGGCCGAGCGGGACCGCGGCGTCCTCGAACAGCTCAACGACCGCACGTTCCGTCGCCTGGGTATCGTCGGGACCACGGTGTTCGCGCTCGGCGTCACCGCGTTCATCGCGTACATCCTGTTCGTCCGCGTCGACTACGCGCTGCTAGTCAACATCATCTACCCGCAGTTCACGTTCGCGTTCCTGCGCGTTATCGGGATCGTCCTGGTCTCCAGCGTACTGTCGGTGATCGCGGGCGTCATGGTCGGGTTGGCACGCGTCTCGAAGACGCGCGTGACGAGTTCGATCGCCAAGAGCTACATCGAGTTCTTCCGAGGGACGCCGCTGTTGTTCCAGCTGTTCGTCATCTACCTGGGCATCCCCCAGTTGTGGCCGCCGGGCCAGTTCCCCATCCAGGGGTTCAACTACTACGCGGCGGTCATCGGGCTGACGCTCAACCACGCCGCATACGTCGGCGAGGCGCTCCGGGGGGGCATCGAGTCGATCCCGGACGGCCAGATGGAGGCGGCCCGCTCGCTTGGGATGAGTTACATCCAGTCGATGCGCGAGGTGATCCTCCCGCAGGCGTGGCGCAACTCGCTGGCCGCCATCGGCAACGACCAGGTGATCCTCGTGAAGGACACCTCGCTGTTAACGGTGCTGGCGATCCCCGAACTGCTCTCTGCGTTCCGACAGATCAACTCCGCGACGTTCGACGCGTGGACGCCGATCGTCCTCGTCGCGATCGCGTACCTCATGATCACGGTTCCGCTCGGGAAGGTTATCCGGACGCTGGAGGACCGTGCCGACCCCGCGACCCACGGAGGTGAGGACTGA
- a CDS encoding COX15/CtaA family protein, whose protein sequence is MSRGPDWLSFRRYAAFTTGMALTLISLGIYTAATGSGLACAQQWPLCDGGVLPQSIPSFIEWFHRLWAMITGFLILGTAVWAWRARGAVSTRGRFAVTLATVLTPLQAIFGAITVTLNGALPGGYSAPVHAAHFLTGFSIFALLSYATLLAYDGRFSRDALSRGRLAVGVGLVGLLAAWVLARIDPVSSYSPVEQAVFFAVSLAAFASLLAATRWLGELNELIPRVATGAAGALLFVGMVLGRDLVVYSAGVRVVNWLVIATAVALTAGAAWALRGVEPEVSEPVYGSTDD, encoded by the coding sequence ATGTCACGCGGACCCGACTGGCTCAGCTTCCGTCGGTACGCGGCGTTCACGACCGGGATGGCGCTGACGCTCATCTCGCTCGGGATATACACCGCCGCGACCGGCTCCGGACTGGCGTGTGCCCAACAGTGGCCGCTGTGTGACGGGGGCGTGCTCCCGCAGTCGATCCCGTCGTTCATCGAGTGGTTCCACCGGCTGTGGGCGATGATCACCGGGTTCCTGATCCTCGGTACGGCGGTGTGGGCGTGGCGCGCACGGGGAGCCGTGTCGACCCGCGGTCGGTTCGCGGTCACCCTCGCGACGGTGCTCACGCCGCTGCAGGCGATCTTCGGCGCGATCACCGTCACGCTCAACGGCGCGCTACCGGGCGGCTACTCCGCGCCGGTGCACGCGGCGCACTTCCTGACCGGCTTCTCGATCTTCGCGCTGCTGTCGTACGCGACGCTGCTCGCGTACGACGGGCGGTTCTCCCGGGACGCGCTCTCGCGTGGCCGCCTCGCCGTCGGCGTCGGGCTGGTCGGGCTGCTCGCCGCGTGGGTGCTCGCGCGGATCGACCCGGTCTCGTCGTACTCCCCGGTCGAACAAGCGGTCTTCTTCGCCGTGTCGCTGGCGGCGTTCGCGTCGCTGCTGGCGGCGACGCGCTGGCTCGGCGAACTGAACGAGCTGATCCCACGAGTCGCGACCGGCGCCGCGGGCGCGCTGCTGTTCGTCGGGATGGTGCTCGGTCGCGACCTCGTCGTGTACTCGGCGGGCGTCCGCGTCGTGAACTGGCTCGTGATCGCGACCGCGGTGGCGCTGACGGCGGGTGCGGCGTGGGCGCTGCGCGGCGTCGAACCCGAAGTCTCGGAGCCCGTGTACGGCTCGACCGACGACTGA
- a CDS encoding ATPase, T2SS/T4P/T4SS family, protein MSGSTVLRVDASRCSGGDLSVDSACRATVIDALADRDTDLVRVRSGGLDRFYEGDAAALLLAAGRFADAVEGYDPDIASRARSAPVAVAREAVGRAGPVARLAAETGFTEWADGAIGRDDAGTPPKSLPASVAPAGALGRTRPTRPSDAVFRGTTDLPTGGSATVYDRPDGLPHYHLTPATRAFSTDALDVLAAATDALATGEVSHGPRSHRRAVRHAASDRRSGSTAAGDPPDPLPTGALTEALRRHTRGLGVLDELFADGRVTDAFLSAPAADGPVRAVVDGEAMTTNVRLSAADIDALASRVRAASGRAFSRASPTADAALGDVRVAAVTDPASDGRGFALRRRDDDPWTLPRLVSVGSLPPWAAGLLSVAVERGAAILVAGPRGAGKTSLLGALCLEVPVDTRTVLIEDTPELPVAAIRDAGRDVQPLSAGTDGDDALAPTEAVRTALRFGEGALVVGEVRGSEARALYEAMRVGAAADAVLGTIHGTGGRAVRERVVSDLGVPASSFATTDLVVTLGPDRALASVEEVKGPAPGDLTTLVERDGGGGAGDDCGKGDGGENAHTAARPTGRIDRGESRVIADLAGPGEAYADVREAVRRRARTIRTLADAGRTDTGGIDAADDR, encoded by the coding sequence ATGAGCGGTTCGACGGTGCTTCGCGTCGACGCGTCGAGGTGTTCCGGCGGCGACCTCTCGGTGGATTCGGCGTGCAGGGCGACGGTGATCGACGCGCTCGCCGACCGCGACACCGACCTCGTTCGCGTCCGGAGCGGCGGTCTCGACAGGTTCTACGAGGGAGATGCCGCGGCGCTGTTGCTCGCCGCCGGCCGGTTCGCGGACGCGGTCGAAGGATACGATCCCGACATCGCGAGTCGCGCTCGCTCGGCTCCCGTCGCGGTCGCTCGCGAGGCGGTCGGGCGCGCCGGACCGGTCGCGCGACTCGCCGCCGAGACGGGGTTCACGGAGTGGGCCGACGGGGCTATTGGTAGGGACGACGCCGGGACGCCGCCGAAATCGCTCCCGGCGAGCGTCGCGCCGGCGGGGGCGCTGGGGCGAACGCGGCCGACGCGCCCGTCCGACGCCGTGTTTCGCGGGACGACCGACCTCCCCACGGGCGGAAGCGCGACCGTGTACGACCGCCCGGACGGACTCCCGCACTATCACCTCACGCCGGCGACGCGGGCGTTCTCGACTGACGCGCTCGACGTGTTGGCGGCCGCGACGGACGCGCTCGCGACGGGCGAGGTCTCACACGGGCCGCGGTCCCATCGACGCGCCGTCCGACATGCCGCCTCCGACCGGAGGTCTGGATCCACTGCCGCCGGGGACCCTCCCGACCCGCTCCCGACCGGGGCGCTAACCGAGGCCCTTCGCCGCCATACGCGGGGACTCGGCGTGCTGGACGAGCTGTTCGCCGACGGCCGCGTGACCGACGCGTTCCTGTCGGCGCCCGCGGCGGACGGGCCGGTCCGGGCGGTCGTCGACGGCGAGGCGATGACGACGAACGTCCGGCTGTCGGCCGCCGACATCGACGCGCTCGCGTCCAGGGTCCGTGCGGCCAGCGGCCGGGCGTTCTCCCGCGCGTCGCCGACGGCCGACGCCGCGCTCGGCGATGTCCGCGTCGCGGCGGTCACCGATCCCGCGAGCGACGGTCGGGGGTTCGCGCTCCGCCGCCGCGACGACGATCCGTGGACGCTTCCCCGGCTCGTCTCGGTCGGATCGCTTCCGCCGTGGGCCGCTGGATTGCTATCCGTCGCGGTCGAACGTGGGGCCGCGATCCTCGTCGCCGGTCCCCGAGGAGCTGGAAAGACCTCGCTGCTCGGCGCGCTGTGTCTGGAGGTTCCCGTCGACACCCGGACGGTCCTGATCGAGGACACCCCGGAGCTCCCGGTCGCGGCGATCCGCGACGCCGGCCGCGACGTGCAACCGCTTTCGGCCGGAACCGACGGCGACGACGCGCTCGCTCCGACTGAAGCCGTCCGGACGGCGCTGCGGTTCGGCGAGGGCGCGCTGGTCGTCGGCGAGGTTCGCGGGTCGGAGGCGCGGGCGCTGTACGAGGCGATGCGCGTCGGCGCCGCCGCCGACGCGGTTCTCGGAACGATCCACGGGACCGGCGGTCGGGCGGTCCGCGAGCGCGTCGTCTCCGACCTCGGCGTGCCGGCGTCGTCGTTCGCCACGACGGACCTGGTTGTCACGCTCGGCCCCGACCGCGCGCTTGCCTCGGTCGAGGAGGTGAAAGGTCCGGCGCCCGGCGATCTCACGACCCTCGTGGAGCGCGACGGCGGGGGAGGCGCCGGGGACGACTGCGGGAAGGGCGATGGCGGCGAGAACGCTCACACTGCGGCGAGGCCGACGGGGAGGATCGACCGCGGAGAGAGCCGCGTCATCGCCGATCTCGCTGGTCCGGGTGAGGCGTACGCCGACGTTCGCGAGGCGGTCCGACGCCGGGCGCGGACGATCCGAACGCTCGCGGACGCCGGCAGGACGGACACCGGCGGGATCGACGCGGCGGACGACCGATGA
- a CDS encoding amino acid ABC transporter ATP-binding protein has translation MSLLEFEQVNKYFGETHVLKDIDLEIDEQEVAVVIGPSGSGKSTLLRCTNRLEEIQSGEIRLDGVPLTDPDADINELRQRIGMVFQSFNLFPHKTALENVALAPIKVKGEKREDAEAEARTLLERVGLGDQTGSYPSELSGGQQQRVAIARALAMDPDVMLFDEVTSALDPELVGEVLEVMRDLADEGMTMMVVTHEMGFAREVADTITLMSEGRVVERTPPEQFFEQPTTERGQRFLSKLL, from the coding sequence ATGTCCCTGCTCGAGTTCGAACAGGTGAACAAGTACTTCGGCGAGACGCACGTGCTGAAGGACATCGACCTGGAGATCGACGAACAGGAGGTGGCCGTCGTCATCGGCCCCTCCGGCTCCGGGAAGTCGACGCTGCTTCGGTGTACGAACCGACTGGAAGAGATCCAGTCGGGCGAAATTCGCCTCGACGGCGTGCCCCTGACCGACCCGGACGCCGACATCAACGAGCTCCGCCAGCGCATCGGCATGGTGTTCCAGTCGTTCAACCTCTTCCCGCACAAGACGGCGCTGGAGAACGTCGCGCTCGCGCCGATCAAGGTAAAGGGCGAGAAGCGCGAGGATGCGGAGGCGGAGGCACGCACGCTGCTCGAACGCGTCGGGCTGGGCGATCAGACCGGCTCGTACCCGAGCGAGCTTTCCGGCGGCCAGCAACAGCGGGTCGCCATCGCCCGCGCGCTCGCGATGGACCCCGACGTGATGCTGTTCGACGAGGTCACCAGCGCCCTCGACCCCGAGCTGGTCGGGGAGGTGCTGGAGGTCATGCGCGACCTCGCCGACGAGGGGATGACGATGATGGTCGTCACCCACGAGATGGGCTTCGCCCGCGAGGTCGCCGACACGATCACCCTCATGTCGGAGGGCCGGGTCGTCGAGCGGACGCCGCCCGAGCAGTTCTTCGAGCAGCCGACGACCGAGCGCGGTCAGCGGTTCCTGTCGAAGTTGCTGTAA
- a CDS encoding replication factor C large subunit, which yields MTDWTERYRPSSLSELRGNDKAVKGVREWADTWDDHREALVLHGSPGVGKTSAAHALAADMGWETVELNASDQRTADVIERYAGRAANNATLGGSAGGDDTGGRQLVILDEADNIHGNHDRGGKSAVTSLVKDAGQPVILIANEYYDMSRGLRNATQDIEFRDVGKRSIVPVLRDICRKEGIEFDSDALDRIAERNSGDLRGAVNDLQAVADGTDHLTLEDVITGDRDRSMGVFPFLDLVLKETESAREALQSSYDVDETPDDLTKWIEDNMLKVYDAAEATRAYDHLADADVWLGRVWASQNYSYWRYAGDNLSAGVAAARDGTKGGWTRWGRPQFYHSTSNTSDEVVRAIAERGGFSMDTARRAVLPYLQAMTHHCKPRELTVEMAAAYEFEAEHVSFVTGSGETTNKVQSIVEDAEDLRAERMEDHSGGAFAGIAPSTEAEEREDDDAEGANEGDDSQTSLADAGGSADSGESAEAAAGDIGDDAGDDADEDTRNVDPEAAEEDDGQSGLSDFM from the coding sequence ATGACCGACTGGACGGAGCGGTACCGCCCGTCGTCGCTCTCGGAGCTCCGGGGCAACGACAAGGCGGTGAAGGGGGTCCGCGAGTGGGCCGACACGTGGGACGACCACCGCGAGGCGCTCGTCCTCCACGGCTCGCCCGGGGTCGGGAAGACCTCCGCGGCGCACGCGCTGGCGGCCGACATGGGCTGGGAGACCGTCGAGTTGAACGCCTCCGATCAGCGCACCGCCGACGTGATCGAGCGGTACGCCGGCCGCGCGGCGAACAACGCCACCCTCGGCGGGTCCGCCGGCGGCGACGACACCGGCGGCCGCCAGCTCGTCATCCTCGACGAGGCCGACAACATCCACGGCAACCACGACCGCGGGGGCAAGAGCGCCGTCACCTCGCTGGTGAAGGACGCCGGCCAACCGGTGATCCTCATCGCCAACGAGTACTACGACATGAGCCGCGGGCTGCGCAACGCGACGCAGGACATCGAGTTCCGCGACGTGGGCAAGCGCTCCATCGTGCCCGTCCTCCGTGACATCTGCCGCAAGGAGGGGATCGAGTTCGACTCGGACGCGCTCGACCGCATCGCCGAGCGCAACAGCGGCGACCTCCGCGGCGCCGTCAACGACCTCCAGGCCGTCGCGGACGGGACGGACCACCTCACGCTGGAGGACGTGATCACCGGCGATCGCGACCGCTCGATGGGCGTGTTCCCGTTCCTCGACCTCGTCCTGAAGGAGACCGAGTCCGCCCGCGAGGCGCTCCAGTCCAGCTACGACGTGGACGAGACGCCCGACGACCTGACGAAGTGGATCGAGGACAACATGCTGAAGGTTTACGACGCGGCGGAGGCGACCCGCGCGTACGACCACCTCGCCGACGCCGACGTGTGGCTCGGGCGAGTGTGGGCCAGCCAGAACTACTCCTACTGGCGCTACGCCGGCGACAACCTCTCGGCGGGCGTCGCCGCCGCCCGCGACGGGACGAAGGGCGGGTGGACGCGCTGGGGCCGCCCGCAGTTCTACCACTCCACCTCGAACACGAGCGACGAGGTCGTCCGCGCCATCGCCGAGCGCGGCGGCTTCTCGATGGACACCGCCCGCCGCGCCGTGCTCCCGTACCTCCAGGCGATGACGCACCACTGCAAGCCTCGGGAGCTGACGGTCGAGATGGCCGCCGCCTACGAGTTCGAGGCGGAGCACGTCTCCTTTGTCACCGGCTCCGGGGAGACGACGAACAAGGTGCAGTCCATCGTCGAGGACGCCGAGGACCTGCGCGCCGAGCGCATGGAGGACCACTCCGGGGGCGCGTTCGCCGGGATCGCACCGAGCACGGAGGCCGAGGAGCGTGAGGACGACGACGCGGAGGGCGCGAACGAGGGCGACGACAGCCAGACGAGTCTCGCGGACGCCGGCGGATCGGCGGATTCCGGCGAGTCGGCCGAGGCGGCCGCCGGCGACATCGGCGACGACGCGGGCGACGACGCGGACGAGGACACCCGCAATGTGGACCCGGAGGCCGCCGAGGAGGACGACGGGCAGTCCGGGCTCTCGGACTTCATGTGA
- a CDS encoding DUF7310 family coiled-coil domain-containing protein has product MSRDIPSGSPPDDEHPTDADGGSVPGRAAVDDLRTRLAAVERACSGDADVGPADLGDAAEATAELQNASERIDELEDRVAELESATKALRGYVGSIRAVNERVERRADRALAASRAGPSRERQATDRSAAKRPAAERLPGESPNGSRPVEGAPANDGEHQPDDTGGGDVFVPDDWRDASGTDGDGVSGADGNSTYEGSDREDAPGDDDAAPLVERLREAL; this is encoded by the coding sequence ATGTCGCGCGATATTCCGAGCGGATCCCCGCCGGACGACGAGCATCCGACGGACGCCGACGGCGGCTCCGTCCCAGGGAGAGCCGCCGTCGACGACCTCAGAACCAGGCTCGCGGCCGTCGAGCGAGCGTGCTCCGGCGACGCGGACGTCGGTCCGGCAGACCTCGGGGACGCCGCCGAAGCCACCGCGGAGCTGCAGAATGCGTCGGAGCGGATCGACGAACTGGAGGACCGCGTCGCCGAACTCGAATCGGCGACCAAGGCCCTCCGTGGCTACGTCGGGTCGATACGCGCGGTGAACGAGCGCGTCGAACGACGAGCCGACCGGGCGCTCGCGGCGTCCCGCGCGGGGCCGTCTCGGGAACGGCAGGCGACGGACCGATCGGCAGCAAAACGACCGGCAGCCGAGCGACTGCCCGGAGAGTCACCGAATGGGAGCAGACCGGTCGAAGGCGCACCGGCGAACGACGGGGAGCACCAACCGGACGATACCGGGGGAGGGGATGTGTTCGTCCCAGACGACTGGCGAGATGCGTCCGGCACCGACGGGGACGGGGTGTCCGGCGCCGACGGGAACTCCACCTACGAGGGATCCGATCGCGAAGACGCTCCCGGCGACGACGACGCGGCGCCGTTAGTCGAGCGACTGCGCGAGGCGCTGTGA
- a CDS encoding zinc-dependent alcohol dehydrogenase family protein, whose protein sequence is MQAAVLREYGEPLDVTDVLEPDLEPHGVVVDVEACGICRSDWHAWMGHGEWADDQVPLDYVLGHEPAGTVVAVGDRVASVEEGDRVAVPFNLGCGACPECVNGHGNTCLDGRALGFERAAPGAFAERVHLLHADYNAMRLPEGVAPRDVAALGCRFMTAYHALEHRAHVGAGEWVAVHGCGGVGLSAVQVADALGARVIAVDVDDDALSRAEAAGADETVRGDAVDVPSEVEAITGRGAHVSMDALGRAETCRNSVACLRERGTHVQVGLTTDAEKGEVSLPTDAMTRWEVDFLGSRGMPPTRYDELLGLLEAGDLDPSVLVGREVGLDEVPERLAAMTDYETEGVEVLTF, encoded by the coding sequence ATGCAAGCGGCCGTCCTCCGCGAGTACGGCGAACCTCTCGACGTGACCGACGTACTCGAACCGGATCTCGAACCCCACGGCGTCGTCGTCGACGTGGAGGCCTGTGGCATCTGTCGCTCCGACTGGCACGCGTGGATGGGCCACGGCGAGTGGGCCGACGACCAGGTCCCCCTCGACTACGTGCTCGGTCACGAGCCCGCGGGCACCGTCGTCGCGGTCGGCGACCGCGTCGCCTCCGTCGAGGAGGGCGACCGCGTGGCCGTCCCGTTCAACCTCGGCTGCGGCGCCTGTCCCGAGTGCGTGAACGGCCACGGGAACACCTGCCTCGACGGCCGTGCGCTGGGGTTCGAGCGCGCGGCGCCGGGCGCGTTCGCCGAGCGCGTCCACCTCCTGCACGCCGACTACAACGCCATGCGCCTGCCGGAGGGCGTCGCGCCCCGGGACGTGGCGGCGCTCGGCTGCCGGTTCATGACGGCGTACCACGCGCTGGAGCACCGCGCTCACGTCGGCGCGGGGGAGTGGGTCGCCGTCCACGGCTGCGGCGGCGTCGGGCTCTCGGCGGTGCAGGTCGCCGACGCGCTCGGCGCACGTGTGATCGCCGTCGACGTTGACGACGACGCCCTCTCGCGAGCGGAGGCCGCCGGCGCCGACGAGACCGTCCGCGGCGACGCGGTCGACGTGCCGAGCGAGGTCGAGGCGATCACCGGCCGCGGTGCACACGTCTCGATGGACGCGCTCGGGCGGGCGGAGACGTGTCGCAACTCCGTCGCCTGCCTCCGCGAGCGCGGCACGCACGTGCAGGTCGGGCTGACGACCGACGCCGAGAAGGGCGAGGTGTCGCTGCCGACGGACGCGATGACGCGCTGGGAGGTCGACTTCCTCGGGTCGCGCGGGATGCCGCCGACGCGATACGACGAGCTGCTCGGGCTGCTGGAGGCCGGCGACCTCGATCCCAGCGTGCTCGTCGGCCGCGAGGTCGGACTGGACGAGGTACCGGAGCGGCTCGCCGCGATGACCGACTACGAGACCGAGGGGGTCGAGGTACTGACGTTCTGA